The following coding sequences are from one Acipenser ruthenus chromosome 7, fAciRut3.2 maternal haplotype, whole genome shotgun sequence window:
- the LOC117416158 gene encoding choline O-acetyltransferase-like isoform X2 yields MYLKCMKHLVTEEEFKRTKVIVEKFRAPGGTGEFLQQKLLEKREKTENWVYDYWLEDMYLNNRLALPVNSSPAIVFPQQNFHDQNDFLRFSAHLISGVLDYKALLDVHALPIDYARGQLAGTPLCMKQYYRLFSSYRLPGHKKDTLVAEKNSVMPEPEHIIIACKNQFFVLDVVINFRRLSERDLFTQLEKILKMAENEEERLPPIGLLTSDGRTEWAESRAVIMKDSTNRDSLDMIERCLCLVCLDDPSGNELTDTSRALQMLHGGGYDKNSGNRWYDKPMQFVIGMDGTCGVVCEHSPFEGIVLVQCTEHLLKYMKGSPSKFVRAASVCELSAPRKLRWKCSPEVQGLLASSADKLQRLVRNLDLNVHKFKVYGKEFIKKQRMSPDAYIQVALQLAFYRCHGKQVPTYESASIRRFLEGRVDNIRSATYEALEFAKAMTDGKSTVPDSEKMQRLWDAINVQTNYTILSITGMAIDNHLLGLREMAHELKMEKPEIFTDETFLKSNCFILSTSQVPTTVEMFCCYGPVVPNGYGACYNPQSDHIIFCISSFRDCKETCSTVFAKAIEECLVEMRDLCSKYNMAAKTADKKEGADKHVKNGSKS; encoded by the exons ATGTACCTGAAGTGCATGAAGCATCTGGTGACAGAGGAGGAGTTCAAGAGGACCAAGGTCATTGTGGAGAAGTTTAGAGCTCCTGGAGGGACTGGGGAGTTTCTACAACAAAAGCTGctagaaaagagagagaaaactgAAAACTGG GTATATGACTATTGGCTGGAGGACATGTACTTGAATAACAGGTTAGCTCTTCCTGTGAACTCCAGCCCTGCTATAGTCTTCCCACAACAGAATTTCCATGATCAAAATGACTTTCTCAG GTTTTCTGCTCATCTAATTTCTGGAGTTTTAGATTACAAAGCTTTACTTGATGT ACATGCCCTGCCTATAGATTATGCACGAGGGCAGCTGGCAGGGACTCCACTTTGCATGAAGCAATACTACAGACTGTTCTCATCTTACCGCCTGCCTGGCCACAAGAAGGACACCCTGGTAGCTGAGAAGAACAGCGTCATGCCAGAGCCAGAACATattattatagcatgcaaaaacCAG TTCTTTGTTTTAGATGTTGTGATAAACTTCCGACGTCTCAGCGAAAGAGATTTATTCACTCAGCTAGAGAAAATACTTAAAATGGCAGAGAATGAAGAAGAACGCCTTCCCCCGATAGGTCTGCTAACATCCGATGGAAGAACTGAATGGGCTGAATCCAGGGCAGTAATCATGAAAG ATTCTACAAATAGAGACTCGCTAGACATGATTGAGCGATGCCTATGTCTGGTGTGTTTGGACGATCCAAGTGGGAATGAACTCACTGATACCAGTCGAGCTCTGCAGATGTTACATGGAGGGGGCTATGATAAAAACAGTGGCAATCGCTGGTATGATAAACCCATGCAG tttgttATTGGAATGGATGGGACCTGTGGCGTTGTTTGTGAGCACTCCCCTTTTGAAGGAATTGTACTAGTACAGTGCACTGAGCATCTTCTGAAGTACAT GAAAGGGAGCCCTTCTAAGTTTGTTAGAGCTGCTAGTGTTTGCGAACTTTCTGCTCCTAGAAAGTTACGTTGGAAATGTTCTCCTGAAGTTCAGGGGCTGTTAGCTTCTTCAGCAGATAAATTACAAAG GTTGGTTAGGAATCTGGACCTAAATGTTCACAAGTTTAAAGTTTATGGCAAAGAATTTATAAAGAAGCAAAGAATGAGTCCAGATGCTTACATCCAAGTTGCTCTGCAACTGGCATTTTACAG ATGCCATGGCAAGCAAGTTCCTACCTATGAAAGTGCTTCCATACGTCGCTTTCTGGAGGGAAGAGTGGATAACATCCGGTCAGCTACTTATGAAGCATTAGAATTTGCGAAAGCAATGACTGATGGAAAATCCACAGTACCA GATTCTGAAAAGATGCAAAGACTCTGGGATGCAATTAATGTTCAGACCAATTACACTATCCTT TCCATTACTGGAATGGCAATTGACAATCACTTACTTGGACTTCGAGAGATGGCTCATGAGCTGAAGATGGAGAAGCCAGAGATATTTACAGATGAAACTTTCTTAAAAAGCAATTGCTTTATCCTTTCAACAAGCCAA GTTCCCACCACAGTAGAGATGTTCTGCTGCTATGGTCCTGTGGTCCCCAATGGCTATGGTGCCTGCTACAATCCTCAATCAGATCACATCATCTTCTGCATTTCAAGTTTCAGAGACTGTAAGGAAACCTGTTCCACCGTCTTTGCAAAAGCTATAGAGGAGTGTCTGGTTGAGATGAGAGATTTGTGCAGTAAGTACAACATGGCAGCCAAGACCGCTGATAAAAAGGAAGGAGCAGACAAACATGTGAAAAATGGAAGCAAATCATAA
- the LOC117416158 gene encoding choline O-acetyltransferase-like isoform X1, whose translation MPVLEKPRQEQGKPKGHKDSYVLPKLPVPPLQKTTDMYLKCMKHLVTEEEFKRTKVIVEKFRAPGGTGEFLQQKLLEKREKTENWVYDYWLEDMYLNNRLALPVNSSPAIVFPQQNFHDQNDFLRFSAHLISGVLDYKALLDVHALPIDYARGQLAGTPLCMKQYYRLFSSYRLPGHKKDTLVAEKNSVMPEPEHIIIACKNQFFVLDVVINFRRLSERDLFTQLEKILKMAENEEERLPPIGLLTSDGRTEWAESRAVIMKDSTNRDSLDMIERCLCLVCLDDPSGNELTDTSRALQMLHGGGYDKNSGNRWYDKPMQFVIGMDGTCGVVCEHSPFEGIVLVQCTEHLLKYMKGSPSKFVRAASVCELSAPRKLRWKCSPEVQGLLASSADKLQRLVRNLDLNVHKFKVYGKEFIKKQRMSPDAYIQVALQLAFYRCHGKQVPTYESASIRRFLEGRVDNIRSATYEALEFAKAMTDGKSTVPDSEKMQRLWDAINVQTNYTILSITGMAIDNHLLGLREMAHELKMEKPEIFTDETFLKSNCFILSTSQVPTTVEMFCCYGPVVPNGYGACYNPQSDHIIFCISSFRDCKETCSTVFAKAIEECLVEMRDLCSKYNMAAKTADKKEGADKHVKNGSKS comes from the exons ATGCCTGTCCTAGAGAAACCCAGGCAAGAACAAGGGAAACCCAAAGGCCATAAGGACAGCTAT GTGTTACCCAAGCTTCCAGTGCCTCCTTTGCAAAAGACCACAGACATGTACCTGAAGTGCATGAAGCATCTGGTGACAGAGGAGGAGTTCAAGAGGACCAAGGTCATTGTGGAGAAGTTTAGAGCTCCTGGAGGGACTGGGGAGTTTCTACAACAAAAGCTGctagaaaagagagagaaaactgAAAACTGG GTATATGACTATTGGCTGGAGGACATGTACTTGAATAACAGGTTAGCTCTTCCTGTGAACTCCAGCCCTGCTATAGTCTTCCCACAACAGAATTTCCATGATCAAAATGACTTTCTCAG GTTTTCTGCTCATCTAATTTCTGGAGTTTTAGATTACAAAGCTTTACTTGATGT ACATGCCCTGCCTATAGATTATGCACGAGGGCAGCTGGCAGGGACTCCACTTTGCATGAAGCAATACTACAGACTGTTCTCATCTTACCGCCTGCCTGGCCACAAGAAGGACACCCTGGTAGCTGAGAAGAACAGCGTCATGCCAGAGCCAGAACATattattatagcatgcaaaaacCAG TTCTTTGTTTTAGATGTTGTGATAAACTTCCGACGTCTCAGCGAAAGAGATTTATTCACTCAGCTAGAGAAAATACTTAAAATGGCAGAGAATGAAGAAGAACGCCTTCCCCCGATAGGTCTGCTAACATCCGATGGAAGAACTGAATGGGCTGAATCCAGGGCAGTAATCATGAAAG ATTCTACAAATAGAGACTCGCTAGACATGATTGAGCGATGCCTATGTCTGGTGTGTTTGGACGATCCAAGTGGGAATGAACTCACTGATACCAGTCGAGCTCTGCAGATGTTACATGGAGGGGGCTATGATAAAAACAGTGGCAATCGCTGGTATGATAAACCCATGCAG tttgttATTGGAATGGATGGGACCTGTGGCGTTGTTTGTGAGCACTCCCCTTTTGAAGGAATTGTACTAGTACAGTGCACTGAGCATCTTCTGAAGTACAT GAAAGGGAGCCCTTCTAAGTTTGTTAGAGCTGCTAGTGTTTGCGAACTTTCTGCTCCTAGAAAGTTACGTTGGAAATGTTCTCCTGAAGTTCAGGGGCTGTTAGCTTCTTCAGCAGATAAATTACAAAG GTTGGTTAGGAATCTGGACCTAAATGTTCACAAGTTTAAAGTTTATGGCAAAGAATTTATAAAGAAGCAAAGAATGAGTCCAGATGCTTACATCCAAGTTGCTCTGCAACTGGCATTTTACAG ATGCCATGGCAAGCAAGTTCCTACCTATGAAAGTGCTTCCATACGTCGCTTTCTGGAGGGAAGAGTGGATAACATCCGGTCAGCTACTTATGAAGCATTAGAATTTGCGAAAGCAATGACTGATGGAAAATCCACAGTACCA GATTCTGAAAAGATGCAAAGACTCTGGGATGCAATTAATGTTCAGACCAATTACACTATCCTT TCCATTACTGGAATGGCAATTGACAATCACTTACTTGGACTTCGAGAGATGGCTCATGAGCTGAAGATGGAGAAGCCAGAGATATTTACAGATGAAACTTTCTTAAAAAGCAATTGCTTTATCCTTTCAACAAGCCAA GTTCCCACCACAGTAGAGATGTTCTGCTGCTATGGTCCTGTGGTCCCCAATGGCTATGGTGCCTGCTACAATCCTCAATCAGATCACATCATCTTCTGCATTTCAAGTTTCAGAGACTGTAAGGAAACCTGTTCCACCGTCTTTGCAAAAGCTATAGAGGAGTGTCTGGTTGAGATGAGAGATTTGTGCAGTAAGTACAACATGGCAGCCAAGACCGCTGATAAAAAGGAAGGAGCAGACAAACATGTGAAAAATGGAAGCAAATCATAA